DNA from Brucella melitensis bv. 1 str. 16M:
TTCAGATGGCAGCCAGGGGGCTGTCGGCGGCAGGATAAGTGTTTCCCTGGGCGCGCCGGAAAGGCCGAAAATATCCGACTGGCCGCTGACGGCATTTTCCTGCGTGCGCTGGGCAAAGCCCAGAATGCGGTCCATCCCGGCGCACATGGCAGCGCGGTCCCGCCCAAAACAATCCATCGCGCCTGCATTGATGAGGCTTTCCAGAACACGGCGATTGATAATTTTGGGATCAATCCGCTCGCAAAAATCCTCAAGGCTTTCAAACTGTTTTTCGGCACGCACATCGACAATATGATCGACAGCCGCCTCCCCCACACCCTTGATGGCTGCGAGCGAATAGAAAATCTTCTTCTCACCCACTTCAAACGGGCGGAACGATGTCTTCACCGAAGGCGGCACAACCTCAATGCCTAGACGGTTCGCCTCGCGGCGGAAATCGTTGAGCTTATCGGTGTTCGACATATCGTAGGTCATCGACGCGGCGAGGAACTCGACCGGGTAATGCGCCTTCATATAAGCCGTCTGGTAAGAAACGATGGCATAGGCCGCAGCGTGCGACTTGTTGAAGCCATAGTCGGCGAACTTGGCAAGCAGATCGAAAATCATGTTCGCCTGCGCCTTGTCCACCCCACGCTCAACCGCACCATCCACGAAACGGACACGCTGCTTGTCCATTTCCTCGCGTATCTTCTTGCCCATGGCGCGGCGCAGAAGGTCAGCTTCGCCGAGAGAATAGCCCGAAAGCACCTGCGCGATCTGCATCACCTGTTCCTGATAGACGATGACGCCCTGCGTTTCCTTGATCAGGTGATCGATCTTCGGGTGAATGGAGGCGATCTCCTCCTCACCATTCTTGCGCGCATTATAGGTTGGAATGTTCTCCATCGGGCCCGGACGATAAAGCGCCACAAGCGCAATAATATCCTCGACACGATCCGGCTTCATGCCGAGCAGCGCCTTGCGCATACCCGCACTTTCAACCTGGAACACACCAACGGTTTCACCGCGCGACAGCATTTCATAGGTCAGCGCATCATCAAGCGGCAGGTGGGAAAGATCGATATCGATCCCCTTGCGCGCCACCAGCTTGACCGCCGTTTGAAGAACGGTCAGCGTCTTGAGGCCGAGGAAGTCGAACTTGACGAGACCCGCCTGCTCCACCCACTTCATATTGAACTGGGTGACAGGCATGTCGGATCGCGGATCGCGATACATTGGCACCAGCTCAGACAAAGGTCGATCACCGATCACGATGCCAGCGGCATGGGTCGATGCATGCCGGTAAAGCCCTTCAAGCTTCAGCGCCATGTCGAGAAGGCGGCCGACGACCGGCTCCTTCTCGCGCTCCTCGTTGATCTTAGGCTCGGACTCGATGGCTTGCGCCAATGATACCGGATTGGCCGGGTTCTGCGGCACCAGCTTGCAGAGGCGATCCACCTGCCCATATGGCATTTCCAGAACACGGCCAACGTCACGCAGCACGGCGCGAGCCTGCAAGGTTCCAAACGTGATGATCTGTGCAACCTGATCGCGCCCGTATTTTTCCTGCACATAGCGGATCACCTCTTCGCGGCGATCCTGACAGAAATCGATATCGAAGTCGGGCATCGAAACGCGATCGGGATTGAGAAAGCGTTCAAAAAGTAGCGAGAAGCGCAGCGGATCGACATCGGTGATGGTCAGCGCATAGGCGACAAGAGAACCGGCACCGGAACCACGGCCCGGCCCGACCGGAATACCATGAGCTTTGGCCCATTTGATAAAGTCGGCAACGATCAGGAAATAGCCCGGAAACTTCATGCGGGTGATGATGCCGATCTCATATTCGAGGCGTTCGGCATATTGTTCCGGCGTATAGCCTTCCGCAAGGCCCGCAGTCTCAAGACGCTTCTTCAGGCCCTCGCGCGCCTGCCGCGCAAGTTCGTCAGCTTCCGCCTGAACGGCAGCTTCCGGATCGTCGGACTCGCCGGTAAACCGTGGCAGGATCGGCTTACGCGTCTGCGTGTACCAACTACAACGCCCGGCAATTTCGACCGTATTCTCAAGTGCTTCCGGCAGGTCGGCAAAAAGCTCCGCCATTTCCGCGCGGCTTTTCAGACAATGATCCGGTGTCAGGCGGCGGCGATCATCGTTGGAGAGAATCTGGCCTTCCGCAATGGCGAGCAGCGCATCATGCGCCTCGAAATCCTCCGCTTTCAGGAAAAAAGCCTCGTTGGTCGCGACCAGCGGCAAATCCATCTCGTAAGCCAGTTCCACCGTACTGGCTTCCACAGTGCGGTCATACCCCGCCTGGCGCTGCAATTCGACATAGAGACGATTGCCGAAGGTTTCCTTCAGGAAAGCCAAGCGCGCGCGCGCGCGGTCGGCACGATCCGCCGTGAAGGACCGCCCGATCGGCCCCAAAGGTCCGCCGGTTAGCGCGATTACATCCTCAGACAAGGCTGGCAGCCAGCCAGCCTCTATGTGGATAGGGTCGCCAGCAGGCGTATCCAGAAATGCACGGCTTACAAGCCGCACAATATTGGCATAGCCTGCTTCCGTTGCCGCAATCAGGACAAGCGGCGCAAGATCCAGCGCGAGCTTGCGGTTAACACTGCGGCTATTGTCATTATGATCGCCGAAGGCAACGTCAAGCTGACAGCCGATAATCGGCTGCACACCATCCTTCGACGCCTTCTGCGCAAATTCCAGCGCACCGAACAGATTGTTGGTGTCCGTGACTGCGATGGCCGGCGCTTCGTCGGCAAGCGCCTGTTTGATGATCTTGCCAAGCGGCAATGCGCCTTCCAGCAAGGAATAGGCGGAATGAACCCGCAGATGAACGAAACCCGGCGTAGCAGAGCTACCGCTCGCTGCGTTTCCTGCTACCGTATCGTTCATTCGTCCACCCCGATCTTCCGTAAAGCCGCATCGACGACCGCTCACAGGTTGGTCGGCAGCTTTCCTGCTTTTCACCTTCAACGGCCAGATGTCAATGATGCCGCTTGCGGTTGGCGGCGGGCGACTCTGACCGCCCGCAATTTCCAGTGTCGGGGAATGTTCGGGCGATGTCCAGAGAGGCTACCGCCCGGATGGGGCAGGTTCACAGGAACCCGAAATATTTTCCAAAGCAGATCCGGCTAAAACGGAATCGTTTTTGGCTCGAAACTCTAGATGGCGCTTACCCAGATCGCAAAAGTTGCAATGAAGAGGCTTATGGAAATGAAGGACAAAACATCGTGTACGAGATCGGTCATGTCGGAAACTCCTCTTTGTTTACGTCTGTTTGTTATTTGTTCTATTTTTGTTCCTAAGTCAACACCTATTCGATATCCGCATTCATTTTAGGGTTTATAAATAGTGAACACGTAACCGCAGGCAGGTGTGCCGGGGAAGCAAAAACAAAGGAGGGAGGATATTGCGACGCTGCGCCACCTCAACATGGAGGAGCGCCCTGCGCCAGCGGAAGTTCGCTCGATAAGGCCGCTCCCGGCGGCTCCCCAAGATAAGCGAAAATGGCTCCGTTTAGAGCGGTTACAACGATTCCGTTTTAACCACTCTAAAGATCGACGACCCTACCGTCTTTCAGCGTCACCCGCCGGTCCATGCGGCGCGCCAGTTCGTGGTTGTGGGTCGCAATCAGGGCAGCAAGGCCCGACTGGCGCACGAGCGCCTCCAGCGCACCGAAAACATAGGAAGATGTCGTCGGATCGAGATTGCCGGTCGGCTCGTCGGCCAGAAGCACGAGCGGCGCATTGGCCACCGCGCGCGCGATTGCGACGCGCTGCTGTTCGCCGCCGGAAAGCTCTGCCGGGCGATGCGAGGCGCGTTTGCCGATCTTCATATATTCAAGAAGCTGCTGCGCGCGTTCTGCTGCCGCCTTTCTGGAAAGGCCGCGAATCATTTGCGGCAGCATCACATTTTCCAGTGCGGAAAACTCCGGCAGGAGGTGATGGAACTGATAGACAAAGCCGACATCGTTGCGGCGCACGGCGGTGCGCTCATCATCCGAAAGCTTGCTACAGGAACGTCCGTCCAGAACGACATCACCACTGTCAGGGCGCTCCAGAAGGCCGGCCGTATGCAGAAGCGTTGACTTGCCTGCACCCGATGGCGCAACAAGCGCCACCATCTCGCCGCGACGAAGCGTGAAATCGGCATCGTTCAGGATAATCAGCTCGCGGTCGGCTTCCTTATAGGCGCGGCCGATGCGCTCTAGCCGCAGGATGATTTCTGCCGCCATTATTCGTACCTCAATGCTTCGACCGGATCGAGCTTGGCTGCGCGCCAGGCGGGAAAGATGGTGGCAATAAACGAAAGCACCAGAGCCATGACGATGACGGAAAGGGTTTCGCCGGGGTCCATCTTGGCCGGAAGCTGGCTCAGGAAATAAAGCTCCGGGTTGAAAAGCGTCGTGCCGGAAAGCCACGAGAAGAATTCGCGCAGGCGCTCGACATTGAGGCACACGACAACGCCCAGAATGACGCCCGCCACCGTGCCGGTGACACCGATGGCAGCGCCCGTCATCAGGAATATGCGCATCACCGCGCCGCGTGTCGCGCCCATGGTGCGCAGGATCGCAATGTCATGCCCCTTGTCCTTCACCAGCATGATGAGGCCCGAAATAATATTCAGCGCGGCGACGAGCACGATCAGCGTCAGGATCATGAACATCACGTTGCGCTCCACCTCCAGCGCGGAAAAGAAGGTCTGATTGCGCTGACGCCAATCGACAAGCGAAAGCTGGCGCGCTGCGGCCTCCTCAACGGGTGCCCGCATCGCATCGACCTTATCGGGATTATCGACAAAAATTTCCAGCGACTGCACCTTTCCTTCCTGATTGAAGAAAAGCTGCGCCTCGGAAAGCGGCATCATGACAATAGAGGAATCATATTCCGACATGCCGATCTCGAAGATCGCAACAATCGGATAGGCTTTGACACGCGGATTGACGCCAAAGGGCGTCACATCGCCATCCGGCGAAATAACGCGCAGCGTATCGCCCACGGAAAGCCCCAGATTTTCAGCCATTCGCGTACCAATGGCCACGCCGCCACTGTGGTCGAAACCTTTCAGCGTGCCCTGACGGATATTGGACGATATGAGCTTCAGCTTGTCGAGGTCTTCCTCACGCAAACCCCGCACGAGCGCGCCCGTTCCCGCACCAATATTGCCCTGCACGAGCGCCTGCCCTTCCACAACGGGAATAGCAAACTTGATACCCGGAATGGCATTCACACGCTTGATAAGGTCGGCATAATCATCCAGTGGACGGTCGATCGGCTGCATGATGAGGTGGCCATTGATGCCCAGAATGCGCGTCAGAAGCTCGGCGCGAAAACCGTTCATCACCGCCATGACGATGATGAGGGTCGCAACACCCAGCATGATGCCGGTGAAAGAAAAGCCGGCAATGACCGAAATGAAGGTTTCACGGCGGCGCGCACGAAGATATCGCCACGCGATCATCCGTTCAAAAGCCGAAAAAGGGCCGGACTTCGGCGCCTTCACGGCTGCCGTGGCCTTCCCTCCGGACTTTGCCGCCGCGTTGCTCATGCTTGTGCCGTCAACATGTTGATTGCTGCTTCAATACCCAGGCTCTGGCGTTCGCCCGTCTTGCGGTCCTTCACCTCGACTTCGCCAGCCGCAACGCCGCGCGGACCGACGATCACCTGTGTCGGCAGGCCGATCAGATCTATCGTGGCAAATTTCGCGCCCGGACGTTCATCCTTGTCGTCCAGCAGCGGATCGACACCGGCATTGGTCAGCGCCTCGTAGAGCTTTTCGCTCACACCATCGCATCCCTCATCGCCCGGCTTCATGTTGACGATGCCAGCACCAAACGGTGCAATGGTCTTCGGCCAGATAATGCCCGCATCATCATGCGAAGCCTCAATGGCGGCAGCCACCAGACGCGACGGGCCGATGCCATAAGACCCCATGGAAACCAGATGTTCCTTGCCATCCGGCCCCTGCACTTTCGCGCCCATCGGCTCGGAATATTTGGTGCCGAAATGGAAAATGTGGCCCACTTCGATGCCGCGCGCGGAAACCTGGCTTTCCGGCTTCACCTTGGCCCAATCGGCTTCGTCGTGCATTTCGTCCGTTGCCGCATAAGGCGTCGTCCAGCGCGTGACGGTATCGGTCAGCTGTGCGTCATTGCGGAAATCAGTATCCGCACCCGGCACGGCAAGGTCGAGATAAGCACGGTCGCAATAGACCTGGCTTTCGCCGGTTTCCGCCAGAATGATGAATTCATGGGAAAGATCGCCGCCAATCGGCCCCGTATCCGCGCGCATCGGGATGGCCTGCAAGCCAACCCGCGCAAAAGTGCGCAGATAAGACACGAACATGCGATAGTAAGCCATTTTCGCGCCTTCATAATCGAGGTCGAACGAATAGGCATCCTTCATCAGAAATTCGCGTGAGCGCATGACACCAAAACGCGGACGCACCTCATCGCGGAACTTCCACTGGATATGATAGAGATTGAGCGGCAAATCCTTGTAGGAGCGCACATAGGAACGGAAAATATCCGTAACCATTTCCTCGTTGGTCGGGCCGAAGAGCATTTCACGCTTCTGACGGTCCTGAATGCGCAGCATTTCCTTGCCATAGGCGTCATAGCGGCCGCTTTCGCGCCACAGGTCCGCCGACTGGATCGTCGGCATCAGGATTTCGTTCGCACCCGCACGGTTCTGTTCTTCACGGATGATGGTGCAGACCTTGTTCAGCACCTTCAAACCAATCGGCAACCAGGAATAGATGCCCGCAGACTGCTGACGGATCATGCCTGAGCGCAGCATCAGCCTGTGCGAGACGATTTCCGCCTCCTTGGGATTTTCCTTCAGAATGGGCAAAAAATACCGCGACAGACGCATCGTAACCACCGATCAAGAGGAACTGCCTGAATGCTTCAAGAATCAGGCAAAAATTAAGCATATTCCATGGTTTCTTACCGGGTAATGCATCTATTGAAAACCCGCATGAAAAAGCTTTCGCCACAGCGGATTCCGCCATCCACAACCATAAAATACAAGCGGGGGAACGCAGGGCACAAAATGCCACTTCAAGATTCACATTTAATTTCAATATATTATAGATATATCACCAGACGGGAGCAATTTTTACGAAAGAATTATGACGCAATAGAAGATTTTTGGTGACAAAAGCTGTGCGGTTCGCTATTTTTTTCACCATAAGAGCAACAACGGAATAAAACCGTTGGTTTCACGCGGTGAAGTCTTGGGAGGATGGATCCAGGCGCGGTTTCCGCAGCCGCCAGTAAAATGGAAAACGGATCGAACGCGTATTCAATTGGCAGGGCGAAAGCCTTGCTTTTTTTTGCACTTGCAGGATCGCCACTTCCACCTCTGCGAGGCATTTTATTGATTTGAATAATACATTAATTTTGTAGGATTATCATCAGGATGATTTACCATGCATAAGTATTCAATTTTTCACTTATGAATATTGCCGTGAAAACGAATACTCCCTTCCGGCTGCGGCAAATGGGTAATGAAAAAGCTGAAGGCATATTTGCAGCGAGCGTTTCTTGCTTTAACGGAACAGCCCTAACTCTTTGTTTTGCCGCATTATCCGACGCATCGAAGCGGGATCGGAAATCAGTCCAGAGGACTGATTTCCCCGCGTAGGCGCTTCACACTTTTGGCTCGAAAAGGCCCCAATCTCGGGCAGCCTCAAATTTCCGGTTCTGGCGGAGAAGCCTTATGTCAGATCGGGGAAGAAATGGGGAATATCGTCCAGTCCGAGACCGCTTACCTGCGTCAGATAATAATAGAGCAGGAAGATAAGCGTGGCGGCAACGGTGGTGCGCAAGAAAGCGCGCCCGATATGCGGCTTGGCTGGAGCACTGGCGACGGTTCCAAGTGTCACCTCGTTTTCCTCGGCCTGCGTGCGCAAACCAAAAGGCAGCAGCGCAAAAAGTGCTGTCCACCAGATGATGAAATAGA
Protein-coding regions in this window:
- the dnaE gene encoding DNA polymerase III subunit alpha is translated as MNDTVAGNAASGSSATPGFVHLRVHSAYSLLEGALPLGKIIKQALADEAPAIAVTDTNNLFGALEFAQKASKDGVQPIIGCQLDVAFGDHNDNSRSVNRKLALDLAPLVLIAATEAGYANIVRLVSRAFLDTPAGDPIHIEAGWLPALSEDVIALTGGPLGPIGRSFTADRADRARARLAFLKETFGNRLYVELQRQAGYDRTVEASTVELAYEMDLPLVATNEAFFLKAEDFEAHDALLAIAEGQILSNDDRRRLTPDHCLKSRAEMAELFADLPEALENTVEIAGRCSWYTQTRKPILPRFTGESDDPEAAVQAEADELARQAREGLKKRLETAGLAEGYTPEQYAERLEYEIGIITRMKFPGYFLIVADFIKWAKAHGIPVGPGRGSGAGSLVAYALTITDVDPLRFSLLFERFLNPDRVSMPDFDIDFCQDRREEVIRYVQEKYGRDQVAQIITFGTLQARAVLRDVGRVLEMPYGQVDRLCKLVPQNPANPVSLAQAIESEPKINEEREKEPVVGRLLDMALKLEGLYRHASTHAAGIVIGDRPLSELVPMYRDPRSDMPVTQFNMKWVEQAGLVKFDFLGLKTLTVLQTAVKLVARKGIDIDLSHLPLDDALTYEMLSRGETVGVFQVESAGMRKALLGMKPDRVEDIIALVALYRPGPMENIPTYNARKNGEEEIASIHPKIDHLIKETQGVIVYQEQVMQIAQVLSGYSLGEADLLRRAMGKKIREEMDKQRVRFVDGAVERGVDKAQANMIFDLLAKFADYGFNKSHAAAYAIVSYQTAYMKAHYPVEFLAASMTYDMSNTDKLNDFRREANRLGIEVVPPSVKTSFRPFEVGEKKIFYSLAAIKGVGEAAVDHIVDVRAEKQFESLEDFCERIDPKIINRRVLESLINAGAMDCFGRDRAAMCAGMDRILGFAQRTQENAVSGQSDIFGLSGAPRETLILPPTAPWLPSEMLHREFQAVGFYLSAHPLDEYRDVLNRMRVQSWADFSAAVKRGASAGRLAGTVTARQERKTRTGNKMGIVQLSDASGQFEAVLFSEGLAQYRDLLESGKSVVITVQAENRPEGIGLRIQTVQSLEDEACRMQKAMRLYLRSADAVRHIAPHFNTRGDGQVSLIVIKDNGQREVEIELPHRYRVSPQIASAMKAIQGVVEVELV
- a CDS encoding ABC transporter ATP-binding protein; translation: MAAEIILRLERIGRAYKEADRELIILNDADFTLRRGEMVALVAPSGAGKSTLLHTAGLLERPDSGDVVLDGRSCSKLSDDERTAVRRNDVGFVYQFHHLLPEFSALENVMLPQMIRGLSRKAAAERAQQLLEYMKIGKRASHRPAELSGGEQQRVAIARAVANAPLVLLADEPTGNLDPTTSSYVFGALEALVRQSGLAALIATHNHELARRMDRRVTLKDGRVVDL
- a CDS encoding lipoprotein-releasing ABC transporter permease subunit translates to MSNAAAKSGGKATAAVKAPKSGPFSAFERMIAWRYLRARRRETFISVIAGFSFTGIMLGVATLIIVMAVMNGFRAELLTRILGINGHLIMQPIDRPLDDYADLIKRVNAIPGIKFAIPVVEGQALVQGNIGAGTGALVRGLREEDLDKLKLISSNIRQGTLKGFDHSGGVAIGTRMAENLGLSVGDTLRVISPDGDVTPFGVNPRVKAYPIVAIFEIGMSEYDSSIVMMPLSEAQLFFNQEGKVQSLEIFVDNPDKVDAMRAPVEEAAARQLSLVDWRQRNQTFFSALEVERNVMFMILTLIVLVAALNIISGLIMLVKDKGHDIAILRTMGATRGAVMRIFLMTGAAIGVTGTVAGVILGVVVCLNVERLREFFSWLSGTTLFNPELYFLSQLPAKMDPGETLSVIVMALVLSFIATIFPAWRAAKLDPVEALRYE
- the proS gene encoding proline--tRNA ligase: MRLSRYFLPILKENPKEAEIVSHRLMLRSGMIRQQSAGIYSWLPIGLKVLNKVCTIIREEQNRAGANEILMPTIQSADLWRESGRYDAYGKEMLRIQDRQKREMLFGPTNEEMVTDIFRSYVRSYKDLPLNLYHIQWKFRDEVRPRFGVMRSREFLMKDAYSFDLDYEGAKMAYYRMFVSYLRTFARVGLQAIPMRADTGPIGGDLSHEFIILAETGESQVYCDRAYLDLAVPGADTDFRNDAQLTDTVTRWTTPYAATDEMHDEADWAKVKPESQVSARGIEVGHIFHFGTKYSEPMGAKVQGPDGKEHLVSMGSYGIGPSRLVAAAIEASHDDAGIIWPKTIAPFGAGIVNMKPGDEGCDGVSEKLYEALTNAGVDPLLDDKDERPGAKFATIDLIGLPTQVIVGPRGVAAGEVEVKDRKTGERQSLGIEAAINMLTAQA
- a CDS encoding DUF1467 family protein, with amino-acid sequence MSLFSGIAIYFIIWWTALFALLPFGLRTQAEENEVTLGTVASAPAKPHIGRAFLRTTVAATLIFLLYYYLTQVSGLGLDDIPHFFPDLT